The following DNA comes from Tunturibacter psychrotolerans.
CCGAATGTCGACGTGCTGATGGATGAGGCGGTGGGATTCGATGTGGCGCAGCGGCGCGTACATCTGAAGACGGGTGTGGAGCTTGAGTACGACTACCTGATTGTCGCGACGGGCTCGACGCACTCTTATTTTGGAAAGGACGAGTGGGCTAAGCTTGCGCCCGGACTCAAAACAGTCGAAGATGCGACGGAGATTCGCCGGAGGGTTTTGCTCGCCTTCGAACTCGCAGAGCGGCAGATGATGGAGACCGGGACTCATCCTGCGCTGAACTTCGTGATTATCGGCGGGGGGCCGACGGGGGTCGAGCTTGCGGGAGCTATCAGCGACATTGCGCGACTGTACATGGCACGTGATTTTCGCCACATCGACCCTTCGATGGCGAAGGTTCTTATTCTGGAGGGCGGCCCGAATATTTTGACTGCTTATCCCACGGATCTGCAACAGAAGGCGATTGAGCAGCTTGCCGAGCTCGGTGTGATGGTTCGGACCGGCGCCCATGTGAGTGATGTGCAGCCGGGTTATGTGATGGTGGGGGAGGAACGCATCGATGCGGTGGTTACGCTGTGGGCGGCAGGAGTGCAGGCCTCGCCGCTAGGCAAGATGCTTGGCGCGGAGACAGATAGACGTGGTGCGGTGATTGTCGATGGGCATCTTAATCCGCCGGGGCATCCGGAGATCTTTATCTGCGGGGATCTTGCGCACTTCGAGCAGGATGGCAAGCAGGTGCCGGGTGTGGCTCAGCCTGCCATGCAGATGGGAACCTATGCTGCGAAACGTATTGGCCGGTTGGTCGCTGCCGCCTCAGGGAGTGACGGGAGCGGCAAGGACAAAGAGTTTCGGTACTTTGACAAAGGCGATATGGCGACGATCGGACGCAAGGCAGCGGTTGCTAAGATCGAGTGGCCGTTCAAGGCACATTGGAGCGGATTTCCTGCGTGGATGACGTGGCTGGTCGTGCACATCTTTTTTCTTATCGGTTTTCGGAATCGGCTTGCCGTCTTCCGCCAGTGGGCGTGGACGTATCTAACGTTCAAAGATGGGGCGCGGCTGATTACGGGCTCGCAGGAGCTTCCCGGCTGGAATGCGCAGGAGGAACATACGGGAGTTCTTCCGACCAAACCGCT
Coding sequences within:
- a CDS encoding NAD(P)/FAD-dependent oxidoreductase, which gives rise to MAVATAVGSGPVRKRVVILGGGFGGINAVTGLGKLPVDVTLVDRRNHYLFQPLLYQVALAVLSPADIAQPIRALVRNHPNVDVLMDEAVGFDVAQRRVHLKTGVELEYDYLIVATGSTHSYFGKDEWAKLAPGLKTVEDATEIRRRVLLAFELAERQMMETGTHPALNFVIIGGGPTGVELAGAISDIARLYMARDFRHIDPSMAKVLILEGGPNILTAYPTDLQQKAIEQLAELGVMVRTGAHVSDVQPGYVMVGEERIDAVVTLWAAGVQASPLGKMLGAETDRRGAVIVDGHLNPPGHPEIFICGDLAHFEQDGKQVPGVAQPAMQMGTYAAKRIGRLVAAASGSDGSGKDKEFRYFDKGDMATIGRKAAVAKIEWPFKAHWSGFPAWMTWLVVHIFFLIGFRNRLAVFRQWAWTYLTFKDGARLITGSQELPGWNAQEEHTGVLPTKPLDMSSPKT